Proteins encoded within one genomic window of Cytophagales bacterium:
- a CDS encoding PLP-dependent aminotransferase family protein translates to MSSPVEFLLITELNIVRQSDLPIYVQVSNGITQLITSGKLLPGQKLPGSRSLASQLNLHRKTINMAFDELLQQGFLESIPQKGTYVASHIPKLDPQSWSAVSHQQTAPKAGFDFHQHKSLKFPYLVHKTGLVIDEGLPDLRLSPIEDIQRTYRNMLSRTYQLKHWSYGSPYGDEWLREEYAKYLRNTRGLLVNAENVLITRGSQMAIYLASVLMLNQGAKVGVGHLNYQTANYTLVHFGAELVHIPVDEHGMNTEMLEDYCQKNQLTAVYVTPHHHHPTTATLSADRRMHLLQLSKQYGFAIIEDDYDYDFHYERSPLLPLASVDQGGQVVYIGGLSKIISPALRIGFLVGPSDFIESAAYYRRIMDRQGDSIMERAIAQLMANGDLARHSKKALKVYRERRDAFAEHLDQLSESLNYQKPSGGMAFWVGFDKSRPLADLSKQLKKEGLEITNWENYDPHKQYHNHIRMGFASLNEEERRRAFEILERVLNRM, encoded by the coding sequence ATGAGTAGTCCAGTTGAATTCCTATTGATTACAGAGCTAAACATTGTTAGGCAATCGGATTTACCTATTTATGTTCAGGTGAGTAATGGCATTACGCAATTGATCACCTCCGGGAAATTACTTCCCGGTCAGAAACTGCCTGGTTCCAGGTCTTTGGCCAGTCAACTAAACCTACACCGAAAAACCATCAATATGGCCTTTGATGAATTGTTACAACAGGGCTTTTTGGAAAGTATCCCACAAAAGGGAACCTATGTGGCCAGCCATATTCCAAAACTGGACCCTCAATCCTGGAGCGCAGTTTCACATCAACAAACTGCTCCAAAGGCGGGTTTTGATTTTCATCAGCATAAATCCTTGAAGTTTCCCTATCTGGTCCATAAAACAGGGCTGGTGATTGATGAAGGATTGCCTGATTTGCGGTTGTCACCAATAGAGGATATCCAAAGGACTTATCGGAACATGCTCTCCAGAACTTATCAATTAAAGCATTGGTCGTATGGTTCTCCTTATGGGGATGAATGGTTGCGAGAAGAATATGCCAAATATTTGAGAAATACACGCGGGCTGTTGGTGAATGCAGAAAATGTATTGATCACACGTGGTAGTCAAATGGCAATCTACCTGGCCTCGGTTTTGATGCTGAATCAGGGAGCTAAAGTTGGCGTAGGGCATTTGAATTATCAGACAGCAAATTACACCTTAGTGCATTTTGGGGCGGAGCTGGTGCATATTCCTGTGGATGAACATGGTATGAATACAGAGATGCTGGAGGATTATTGTCAGAAAAATCAACTGACAGCTGTTTATGTAACGCCCCATCACCATCATCCCACCACTGCCACGCTTTCCGCAGATCGCAGGATGCATTTGCTGCAATTGTCCAAACAGTATGGATTTGCGATCATAGAGGACGATTATGATTATGACTTTCACTACGAGCGATCCCCGTTGTTGCCTTTGGCTAGCGTAGATCAAGGTGGTCAGGTAGTCTATATTGGAGGACTTTCAAAGATCATATCGCCGGCGTTGAGAATCGGGTTTTTGGTTGGCCCGAGTGATTTTATTGAATCTGCTGCTTATTACCGTCGGATCATGGATCGGCAAGGGGACAGCATCATGGAACGTGCCATCGCACAGTTGATGGCGAATGGCGATCTCGCCCGTCACAGTAAAAAAGCTTTGAAAGTGTATCGGGAAAGAAGAGATGCTTTTGCCGAGCATCTGGATCAATTGTCTGAATCATTGAATTATCAAAAGCCGAGTGGTGGGATGGCTTTTTGGGTAGGGTTCGACAAAAGTCGACCACTTGCTGATTTGAGCAAGCAGCTGAAAAAGGAAGGCCTTGAAATTACTAATTGGGAAAATTATGACCCGCATAAGCAATATCATAACCATATTAGAATGGGGTTTGCTTCCTTGAATGAAGAGGAGAGGAGAAGAGCGTTTGAGATTTTGGAAAGGGTATTGAATCGAATGTAA
- a CDS encoding Crp/Fnr family transcriptional regulator: MTPLNALTDEIERLQLWERTKSLKRNEFLKHGTGIDTNLYFVVSGTLRIFVIDQEEELTIRFGYKGNIIAALDSHISGQASDLYIQALKETQLNVISKSTFQQFVQSDPKYQAIWQQLLEQFVYQQMERERDILISSPTERYKRVLKRSPQLFQEIPHKYIASYLRMTPETLSRIKKS; encoded by the coding sequence ATGACCCCCCTCAACGCCCTTACTGACGAAATAGAACGGCTGCAACTCTGGGAACGCACCAAATCCTTAAAAAGAAACGAGTTCTTGAAACATGGTACTGGAATCGATACCAATCTATACTTTGTGGTAAGTGGGACACTGAGGATTTTTGTGATTGATCAGGAAGAGGAATTGACCATTCGGTTTGGATATAAGGGCAACATCATCGCTGCTCTGGATTCTCATATCTCCGGGCAAGCTTCGGACCTCTACATTCAGGCGTTGAAAGAGACGCAGCTAAATGTAATCTCAAAGTCAACCTTCCAGCAATTCGTACAGAGCGATCCCAAATACCAGGCTATTTGGCAGCAGTTGCTTGAGCAATTTGTTTATCAGCAAATGGAACGTGAACGGGACATCCTAATCTCTTCTCCTACTGAACGCTATAAACGGGTATTGAAAAGAAGTCCACAACTCTTTCAGGAAATCCCTCATAAGTACATCGCTTCCTATCTTAGAATGACCCCAGAGACCCTTTCCAGAATTAAAAAGTCTTGA
- a CDS encoding pyridoxamine 5'-phosphate oxidase family protein gives MSTYEKTHVNKVKRGPNRAIYDQDEIYKIIDSQMICHVGYVYEGTPITIPTGYGRIENTLYLHGSMKNRMLLGIAALEQASVTITHLDGLVLARSVFHHSVNYRSAVIFGKPHIVTERNEKMKALEVITENFITGRWEEARQPNEKEFEATLVIAVPIESASAKVRSEGVNDEKSDLELDIWAGVVPLEMVARAPITEPDLKEGISVPDSVRKFKLT, from the coding sequence ATGAGCACATACGAGAAAACCCACGTGAATAAAGTAAAAAGAGGTCCAAACAGAGCGATTTATGATCAAGACGAAATCTACAAGATCATTGATAGTCAAATGATCTGTCATGTGGGATATGTTTATGAAGGAACGCCTATCACGATCCCTACAGGTTATGGTAGAATCGAAAACACCTTGTACTTACATGGATCCATGAAAAACAGAATGCTGCTGGGGATTGCAGCACTGGAACAGGCCAGTGTCACCATTACGCACCTGGATGGATTGGTCCTCGCCCGATCAGTATTTCATCACTCGGTCAATTACAGGTCTGCTGTGATTTTTGGAAAACCTCATATAGTCACAGAGCGCAACGAAAAGATGAAGGCGCTCGAGGTGATCACAGAAAACTTTATTACTGGGCGTTGGGAAGAAGCACGACAACCTAACGAAAAAGAATTTGAAGCAACATTGGTCATTGCTGTTCCTATTGAATCTGCATCCGCAAAAGTGCGTTCCGAAGGTGTAAATGACGAAAAATCGGACCTGGAGCTGGACATTTGGGCTGGAGTAGTCCCTCTGGAAATGGTCGCACGAGCGCCTATTACAGAACCTGACTTGAAAGAAGGGATTTCGGTACCTGATTCGGTTCGGAAATTCAAGCTGACATAA
- a CDS encoding DinB family protein — translation MRSAVLIEELTQMTQQHLAAIEEILTKEESDLNWRAEEGSWSVFECIEHLNRYGDFYLPEIAKRMAKGNSRNPEIFKTGWLGDYFAKSMLPKEKLNKMKTFKSMNPIGSNLNKSVVSKFKSQLEEMLQLLETAKGIDLTLTKTGITISSWIKLRLGDTFRVVIYHNERHMQQVERVFNQHEKTLSRTSG, via the coding sequence ATGAGATCGGCTGTATTGATTGAGGAATTGACCCAAATGACCCAGCAGCATTTGGCAGCAATTGAGGAGATTTTGACTAAGGAAGAATCAGATCTGAACTGGAGGGCTGAGGAAGGCAGCTGGAGTGTATTCGAATGTATCGAACACCTGAATCGGTACGGAGATTTCTACTTACCCGAGATCGCCAAAAGGATGGCTAAAGGCAACTCCAGAAATCCTGAAATTTTCAAGACTGGATGGCTCGGCGACTACTTTGCGAAAAGCATGCTTCCCAAGGAAAAGCTCAATAAAATGAAGACCTTCAAAAGCATGAATCCGATTGGGAGTAATCTAAACAAATCGGTCGTTTCAAAATTCAAGTCACAATTGGAGGAAATGCTGCAGTTGCTAGAAACCGCAAAAGGTATTGACTTGACTTTAACTAAAACAGGTATTACCATCAGTAGCTGGATCAAACTGAGACTGGGAGATACCTTCCGCGTGGTGATCTATCATAATGAAAGGCACATGCAGCAGGTGGAGAGGGTGTTTAATCAACATGAAAAGACATTATCAAGAACTTCGGGATAG
- a CDS encoding acyl-CoA desaturase: protein MLKKTTSDKVVKYKSNKVKDDFAKELRKRVNAYFKDNNLSPYANTEVKVKGIFAFVMWFAFYALIMSDIASGNFWLLMLAFLGLGFVNIFIAFNIMHDACHNAYSKDNKINRLLGYSMNFIGGNSYLFTRMHNAHHAFVNIAGIDVTLETHGMFRFTPHEPWEPKHKWQHIYTPILYTLAMIHWVTIKDFKWMFGETSIGNQKMIKHPISEYIILISSKLLYYGVTLFLPMALLSTPWWWVAIAWVNLHLLPSLCFALLFQVTHVYTGTHYPLPDGEGNIENNYFLHVLETTADFSRENKFITWLCGGINIHVVHHLFPHINHAHYIPITRIIKDTAEDFGMQYQENPNFWVALKLHMKMLKNLSRKDAEVPQYGASAALA, encoded by the coding sequence GTGCTAAAAAAGACTACCTCGGACAAAGTTGTCAAATACAAGAGTAATAAAGTAAAAGACGACTTTGCCAAAGAGCTGAGAAAAAGGGTTAATGCGTACTTTAAAGACAACAACCTGTCGCCCTACGCAAATACTGAAGTAAAGGTCAAAGGCATCTTTGCTTTTGTGATGTGGTTCGCGTTTTATGCGCTGATCATGTCAGATATCGCAAGTGGTAATTTCTGGCTGTTGATGTTGGCGTTCCTTGGATTAGGATTTGTCAATATTTTCATTGCCTTTAACATCATGCATGATGCATGTCACAATGCCTATTCGAAAGATAATAAAATCAATCGCCTGTTAGGCTATAGTATGAACTTCATCGGTGGTAATAGCTACCTGTTCACACGAATGCACAACGCGCACCATGCATTTGTAAATATCGCAGGGATCGATGTGACATTGGAGACGCACGGCATGTTCCGTTTCACACCACATGAGCCATGGGAACCCAAGCATAAGTGGCAACACATTTATACGCCCATTCTTTACACCCTGGCCATGATCCATTGGGTGACCATCAAAGATTTCAAATGGATGTTTGGTGAAACCAGCATCGGAAACCAGAAGATGATCAAACACCCAATCAGTGAGTACATCATTTTAATATCTAGCAAGCTGCTTTATTACGGCGTGACTCTCTTTTTACCAATGGCTTTGTTGAGTACACCATGGTGGTGGGTAGCGATTGCCTGGGTAAACCTTCACTTGCTACCAAGCTTGTGCTTTGCGTTATTGTTCCAGGTAACACACGTTTATACGGGAACACACTATCCATTACCAGATGGTGAGGGTAATATTGAGAATAACTACTTCCTACACGTTTTAGAAACGACTGCTGATTTCAGCCGGGAAAATAAATTCATCACCTGGTTGTGTGGTGGAATTAACATCCATGTGGTTCACCATTTGTTCCCTCACATTAACCATGCGCATTATATTCCAATTACAAGGATCATAAAGGATACTGCTGAGGACTTTGGGATGCAATATCAGGAAAATCCTAACTTCTGGGTAGCCTTGAAATTGCACATGAAAATGTTGAAGAACTTGAGCCGTAAAGACGCAGAGGTACCTCAGTACGGTGCCAGTGCTGCTTTGGCTTAA
- a CDS encoding NAD(P)/FAD-dependent oxidoreductase — protein MIQSYKQKHDTEGHFDVIFIGSGMGCQAAAAVLAKEGKRVLVLERHYTAGGYTHVFKRRGYEWDVGIHYIGEVNRENSVLRKLFDYITDGELKWADMGEVYDRIVVGDKIYDFRKGVNNFKDQLKAYFPKEADAIDRYVDLLFQMSKLSRDFYTEKALPKLMQQVMGKRYRKNYLQFATRTTLSVLQELTQDEELIKVLTGQYGDYGLPPGQSSFVMHAAVAKHYLQGGAFPVGGSSQIVENVAPVIAQSGGKVLTNAEVAELVIENNSATGVKLADGTVFTADQVVSGTGIFNTYGKLIPKPVAEKHGFSGLMKTVKPSAAHVCLYLGLNGTAEELNLPKANYWLYPEDLDHDAAVERYARNINAPFPVVYISFPSAKDPTWLKRYPGKSTIDIITVMPYELFEQWEETRWKKRGEEYEAQKEALAQRLLEALYKREPQVKGKIDHYELSTPVTTRHFMNYEKGELYGLDHDPSRYEQRFLQPRTSIKNFFLTGQDVVTAGVGGALFAGYLTASAMTGKNYVKKAMMSS, from the coding sequence ATGATCCAATCCTACAAGCAGAAACATGATACGGAGGGCCATTTTGATGTCATTTTTATTGGCTCTGGTATGGGTTGCCAGGCGGCAGCTGCAGTATTGGCCAAGGAAGGAAAACGGGTTTTGGTACTGGAAAGACATTACACCGCCGGAGGTTATACGCATGTTTTCAAGCGCCGTGGCTATGAATGGGACGTAGGGATCCATTACATCGGGGAGGTGAACCGGGAGAACAGCGTATTGAGAAAGTTATTTGATTACATCACCGATGGTGAGCTGAAATGGGCGGACATGGGGGAAGTGTATGATCGAATTGTCGTAGGTGATAAAATATACGATTTCCGAAAAGGAGTCAACAACTTCAAGGATCAACTGAAGGCCTATTTCCCGAAAGAAGCAGATGCCATTGATCGTTACGTGGACTTGCTGTTTCAAATGTCCAAGTTGAGTCGGGACTTTTATACGGAAAAAGCATTGCCTAAGCTCATGCAGCAAGTAATGGGTAAACGATACCGTAAAAACTATTTGCAATTTGCAACAAGAACCACGCTTTCTGTATTGCAGGAATTGACTCAGGATGAGGAATTGATCAAAGTCCTGACAGGTCAGTATGGAGACTATGGACTTCCTCCGGGCCAAAGCAGTTTTGTTATGCATGCCGCGGTGGCCAAACACTATTTGCAAGGTGGAGCATTTCCAGTGGGAGGTTCTTCGCAAATCGTAGAAAATGTAGCGCCAGTCATCGCTCAAAGTGGAGGTAAAGTGCTGACCAATGCCGAAGTAGCTGAGTTGGTCATTGAGAATAACTCGGCCACAGGTGTAAAGCTTGCTGATGGAACTGTTTTTACCGCAGATCAGGTTGTGAGTGGTACCGGAATTTTCAATACATATGGAAAACTCATTCCTAAACCAGTCGCTGAGAAGCATGGGTTTTCAGGATTGATGAAAACGGTAAAGCCTTCTGCGGCCCATGTTTGCTTGTATTTAGGGCTGAATGGTACCGCCGAAGAATTGAACTTACCGAAAGCCAATTACTGGTTGTATCCCGAAGACCTGGATCACGATGCGGCGGTAGAGCGATATGCCAGGAACATCAATGCACCATTTCCTGTGGTGTACATTTCTTTCCCATCAGCCAAGGACCCTACCTGGCTGAAACGCTACCCAGGCAAAAGTACGATTGACATTATCACGGTCATGCCCTATGAGCTTTTCGAACAATGGGAGGAGACCCGATGGAAAAAGCGCGGTGAGGAATATGAAGCACAAAAGGAAGCATTGGCTCAACGCTTATTAGAAGCACTGTACAAACGAGAACCACAAGTGAAGGGAAAAATCGATCATTATGAGTTGTCTACCCCAGTGACTACCCGTCACTTCATGAACTATGAAAAGGGAGAATTGTATGGCCTTGATCACGATCCCTCCCGATATGAACAACGCTTCCTGCAGCCGAGAACATCCATCAAGAATTTCTTTTTGACGGGGCAGGATGTGGTCACTGCGGGAGTAGGAGGGGCCTTATTTGCAGGCTACCTGACTGCCTCTGCAATGACCGGTAAGAATTATGTGAAGAAAGCGATGATGTCATCTTAG
- a CDS encoding DUF3052 family protein: MPAGYSGTPLAKKLGIKPGNHIKLVNEPDHYRDLFEDWPEEVNVDANGTDLDFVHLFITQEKDLEPLVRDAMTRLKKSGMVWVSWPKGASKIETDLNRDIIRESVLEIGLVDVKVAAVDEDWSGLKFMYRKKDR; the protein is encoded by the coding sequence ATGCCTGCCGGATATTCTGGAACTCCTCTTGCTAAAAAATTAGGTATCAAGCCTGGAAATCACATCAAGCTAGTCAATGAACCTGATCATTATAGGGACTTGTTTGAGGATTGGCCAGAGGAAGTGAATGTAGATGCTAATGGAACTGATCTTGATTTTGTTCACTTGTTCATTACACAAGAAAAAGACCTGGAGCCTTTGGTTCGTGATGCAATGACACGGCTAAAAAAGTCGGGTATGGTATGGGTCTCCTGGCCCAAGGGAGCAAGCAAAATTGAAACTGACCTAAACCGGGACATTATCAGAGAAAGTGTACTGGAAATCGGACTGGTGGATGTAAAAGTAGCAGCCGTGGATGAAGACTGGTCCGGATTGAAATTCATGTACCGGAAAAAGGATCGATGA
- a CDS encoding sulfatase, with protein MLFISIDDLRPSLGIYGDKIAKSPNIDQLAAEGFTLRNVFTQSAVCAPSRASLMTGIRPDSTRVWHLGDKFREINPKTVTMPQYFSRHGYYTVNIGKIFHNYMPDSISWDEPDLRPSQFVKPEWIGRDGETFYISKEVQASQEIKRDSLLKIRPIRYADGWNTGPAWEAADVHDTLYYDGAQNELAKRTLTRIAKKDQPFYMGLGYFRPHLPFAVPKKYWDLYDKDQMPLPDNPEIPKNAPLHTMNSMYELRHYDGFSHIGHPTSTYRMSEDTIRILRQGYYASVSYVDALFGNLIAHMKKIGIYDNTIIVVWGDHGWKLGDHNSWGKMTNYNIDLRVPVIVRHPDQKRRGLQTFALTELVDLFPSICEMAGIEIPDYMQGTSFVPLMDDPERSWKTAAFSQFHRRPKVSADGQRYMGYSINTKEFHYIEWYEWDHKKGERGEFKSAELYDVKNDPNETVNIVNVPLQKEVVPQLSRQLKAGWHSARPVL; from the coding sequence GTGCTTTTCATTTCCATTGATGATCTAAGACCTAGCTTAGGAATTTATGGGGATAAGATTGCCAAAAGCCCTAACATCGACCAATTGGCTGCTGAAGGATTCACGTTGAGAAATGTATTTACACAATCAGCTGTATGCGCCCCTTCAAGAGCGAGTTTAATGACCGGAATACGCCCCGATTCTACTCGAGTATGGCACCTTGGAGATAAATTTCGTGAAATCAATCCGAAAACTGTGACTATGCCACAGTACTTCTCAAGGCATGGATATTATACAGTGAACATTGGTAAAATATTTCACAATTACATGCCAGATTCAATCTCCTGGGATGAACCCGATTTACGCCCCAGCCAATTTGTAAAACCGGAATGGATTGGTAGAGATGGGGAAACATTCTATATCAGCAAGGAAGTGCAAGCGTCCCAGGAAATCAAACGAGATTCATTACTGAAGATACGCCCAATACGGTATGCAGATGGATGGAATACTGGCCCTGCCTGGGAAGCGGCCGATGTGCATGATACGCTGTATTATGACGGGGCTCAAAATGAATTGGCGAAGCGTACTTTAACTCGAATTGCAAAAAAGGACCAGCCTTTTTACATGGGCCTGGGATATTTCCGACCCCATTTGCCCTTCGCAGTACCTAAGAAATACTGGGATCTCTATGACAAAGACCAAATGCCCCTTCCGGATAACCCGGAAATCCCCAAAAACGCTCCGCTACATACGATGAATTCAATGTATGAATTACGACACTATGACGGTTTTAGTCACATTGGGCACCCTACCTCTACTTATCGAATGAGTGAAGATACCATCCGTATTTTAAGGCAAGGATACTACGCGAGTGTAAGCTATGTCGACGCTCTTTTTGGTAACCTCATCGCTCACATGAAGAAAATCGGCATATACGACAACACTATCATTGTAGTTTGGGGAGACCATGGATGGAAACTTGGCGATCATAACAGTTGGGGCAAGATGACCAATTACAATATTGATCTAAGAGTACCGGTAATTGTCCGGCATCCTGATCAAAAACGAAGAGGGCTTCAAACATTTGCACTCACAGAATTAGTAGACTTATTTCCTTCTATCTGCGAGATGGCAGGCATTGAAATCCCAGACTATATGCAAGGAACCAGTTTCGTTCCTCTTATGGATGACCCTGAAAGGTCTTGGAAAACTGCAGCTTTCAGCCAATTCCACCGCCGCCCGAAAGTATCGGCAGATGGTCAACGATACATGGGATATTCAATCAACACAAAGGAATTTCACTACATCGAATGGTATGAATGGGATCATAAAAAAGGCGAACGTGGTGAGTTTAAGTCAGCGGAATTATATGATGTCAAGAATGATCCCAATGAAACAGTGAACATCGTAAATGTACCATTGCAAAAGGAAGTGGTTCCCCAATTATCCAGGCAATTGAAAGCGGGGTGGCATAGCGCCAGGCCAGTCTTGTAA
- a CDS encoding prolyl oligopeptidase family serine peptidase, with protein sequence MIARFSSLKAFFTYTFLLLFLVSFGQKIPEGNYVKVVEGFDWGSAVTKVILPLNEEQRTFDHSNVQVVAERQSECFPQNATGLKGERSILFSFISDNKGNRVDKGNHVTLVMAVGPDLSIGSPMQYFVGCGGTKWVNYNLIITDQSSGQVWDQEHDSISPIVDQFDLDGTFTYKDRQPLTYAAYKPTIAASEKSPLIIWLHGSGEGGTDTTVPLLANKAANYASEEIQSIFGGAFVLVPQCQGAWMHNERGISTWGEENDVYNESLLALIKDFVNKNPKIDENRIYVGGCSNGGYMSLKLMLLDPDYFAAAYVSALAYKSKFLTDEEIERIANNSIWFIHSADDPATVADETVIPVYDRLIRAGAKDVHLSLYEHVVDLYGFYGGKDYRYNGHLSWIYSHSNHAAKVIDGKYTSVMEWMSGRRK encoded by the coding sequence ATGATCGCAAGGTTTTCCTCTCTGAAAGCATTTTTTACCTACACTTTCCTGCTACTGTTCCTTGTAAGCTTCGGACAAAAAATCCCTGAAGGCAATTACGTGAAAGTGGTTGAAGGCTTTGATTGGGGGTCTGCAGTCACTAAGGTTATTTTACCTCTGAACGAAGAGCAGCGCACATTCGATCATTCGAACGTGCAAGTGGTTGCCGAACGTCAGTCCGAATGTTTCCCTCAAAACGCTACAGGTCTCAAAGGTGAAAGAAGTATCCTGTTTAGCTTTATTTCTGACAATAAAGGAAACAGGGTAGATAAAGGAAACCATGTAACCCTGGTGATGGCTGTAGGGCCAGACTTATCGATAGGATCTCCTATGCAGTACTTCGTCGGTTGTGGTGGAACAAAATGGGTAAACTATAACCTGATTATTACTGATCAATCTTCAGGTCAGGTGTGGGATCAGGAACATGATTCGATCAGTCCCATCGTGGATCAATTTGACCTGGATGGTACATTCACATACAAGGATCGACAACCGCTCACCTATGCTGCTTATAAACCAACTATCGCTGCATCAGAAAAATCTCCTTTGATCATTTGGCTACACGGTAGTGGCGAAGGCGGAACAGATACGACTGTTCCTCTATTGGCTAATAAAGCGGCTAACTATGCTTCGGAGGAGATCCAATCTATTTTCGGAGGCGCTTTCGTGTTGGTTCCACAATGTCAGGGGGCCTGGATGCACAACGAAAGGGGCATCTCCACCTGGGGAGAGGAAAATGATGTTTACAACGAAAGTCTCTTGGCCCTGATCAAGGATTTCGTCAATAAAAATCCGAAAATTGATGAAAATCGAATCTATGTAGGTGGATGCTCCAACGGTGGATACATGAGCCTAAAACTGATGCTACTCGATCCCGATTATTTTGCGGCTGCTTATGTGAGTGCTTTGGCTTACAAATCGAAATTTTTGACAGATGAAGAGATTGAACGAATTGCCAACAATTCCATTTGGTTCATCCATTCCGCGGATGACCCTGCGACTGTTGCTGACGAAACGGTGATCCCTGTGTATGATCGATTGATCCGTGCAGGGGCCAAAGATGTGCATCTGTCATTATATGAACATGTGGTAGACCTTTACGGTTTCTACGGAGGAAAAGACTATCGCTATAATGGGCACTTGTCGTGGATCTATTCTCACAGTAATCACGCAGCGAAAGTGATCGATGGAAAGTACACCTCCGTAATGGAGTGGATGAGTGGTAGGAGGAAATAG
- a CDS encoding FeoA family protein — protein MLTLNQLAVGEEASIVRVTEHHLQSRLTDMGLIAGQEVRVVLKAPLGDPIAIAVQDYVVSLRIAEAQLVEVSNLTND, from the coding sequence GTGTTAACACTCAATCAGCTGGCAGTAGGAGAAGAGGCGTCCATCGTTCGGGTTACAGAGCATCATTTACAGTCAAGGCTCACCGACATGGGCTTAATTGCCGGACAGGAAGTAAGGGTAGTATTGAAAGCACCTCTGGGTGATCCTATTGCCATCGCTGTTCAAGATTATGTCGTATCCCTTCGTATAGCCGAAGCCCAATTGGTGGAGGTGTCAAATCTCACCAATGACTAA
- a CDS encoding dienelactone hydrolase family protein, which yields MKEIKKEDIDQEVFDLYDDYAHNRLDRRGFVEKLSTYAVGGLTVSSLMSFMMPDYVNKIRVPQDDQDLNTETIEYDSPKGGGTIKGQLSRPANASGKMPGIVVVHENRGLNPHIADVGRRGAKAGFITISPDALTPLGGYPGTDDEGRTMQRKRDRNEMLEDFIAAFNYLKNHPECDGNVGVVGFCFGGWICNMMAAKLPDLKASVPFYGGPATLEDVPNIQAPLMLHFGELDKRVNERWPAYEEALKANNKSYQAFVYPNANHGFHNDTTPRYDEESAKLAWSRTVDFFKENLK from the coding sequence ATGAAAGAGATCAAAAAAGAAGACATTGACCAGGAGGTATTTGACCTTTATGACGATTATGCACACAACCGACTGGACCGACGGGGATTTGTAGAAAAACTTTCAACCTATGCTGTAGGCGGACTTACGGTGAGCTCGCTCATGAGTTTCATGATGCCTGACTATGTCAATAAAATCCGTGTACCTCAGGATGACCAGGACCTTAATACGGAAACGATCGAATATGATTCACCAAAAGGAGGCGGAACCATCAAAGGTCAGCTTTCCAGACCGGCCAATGCATCCGGTAAAATGCCCGGCATTGTCGTAGTGCACGAAAACCGCGGACTAAACCCTCACATTGCGGATGTTGGGAGACGCGGTGCAAAAGCAGGTTTTATCACCATCTCTCCAGACGCCTTGACGCCATTAGGAGGGTATCCGGGAACGGATGATGAAGGTCGGACCATGCAACGTAAGCGAGATCGAAATGAAATGCTGGAAGATTTCATAGCAGCTTTCAATTACTTAAAAAATCATCCGGAATGTGATGGCAATGTAGGTGTAGTAGGCTTTTGCTTTGGTGGCTGGATCTGCAATATGATGGCAGCAAAATTACCTGACCTGAAAGCCTCAGTCCCTTTTTATGGAGGACCAGCAACTTTGGAAGACGTACCGAATATTCAAGCACCGCTGATGCTCCATTTTGGCGAATTGGATAAACGAGTAAATGAACGATGGCCGGCTTATGAAGAAGCTTTGAAGGCGAACAATAAATCCTATCAGGCTTTTGTCTATCCAAATGCCAATCATGGATTTCATAACGATACTACCCCACGTTATGATGAGGAATCTGCAAAATTGGCCTGGAGTCGAACAGTAGACTTTTTCAAGGAAAATTTAAAATAA